TATAAAAATTAAGTTTGATTTATAATTCAACTCGTTAATAATTGAgtgtatttataaaaaaaatttaatttaacaaaaactTGTAAGTTGATACAATAtgaatataatttataattttatataaataaattataacttaaatataaaaaaattctcattatctatctatttataatttatatcctccatcataaaacataaattaagagTTTTATGACTTTTATCAAGTCACTTTGAGAGTTTTATCTTTGTAAATAACCTAAAACATAAATTAAGGACATTTCTTCAATTAACCCATATTTTAAATCGATTAGGGTTAATCTCAACTTAATAACTTTCAAAAGAAAAAGACACCCTATCTAAAGATGACATACTTTGAAACTGATATagtattgaattattttttattttaattttaaaaagtagttcaaacataaaaaaaagttttaataaCATGAATTAATTTTTTAGTTAAGATTTAAGaacatataaaaatatttatcttttgtcatttttttaaagaataaattaCTAAAAATATATTCGAAtaattttgttattgacaaaaatgTACTTgaattttgttattgacaaaaatgTCTTTAAGACTATTCAATATTATATTTCTAAAAAATGAGACAACATTATCtaacaataaaaatatatttttcaaaaaatactcTAAAGATTGAAATTTGATACAATTTTTcacaaatataatttaaaaaatgatatattaatattcttaaattttgataactttttactaagtatatattttttataattttttataagtgttattggttgtcacaaaaaaaaaaacatatgcttaacaaaaaatcactaaATCACTAAAAATATCTCATCTTTTCATTTCCCTCCATTCCAAAACAGAAAGAGCGccagaaaagaaaacaaatccCAGAAATCGAAACTCGAAGAAGCAAATGGCAACGGATCGCGTACTGTGTGGTAGCAGCAGCGAAAtcgaaagaggagaagaagaagaacaacaacaacaacaagaacatgacTCCGAAGCGAAGCTCTTGCGCGATAGGTTCAGACTCTCCGCCATCTCCATCGCTGAATCCGAAGGTAAAACCTTCAATTCAGTTTCCACACACTACGCCATCTCTTCAATTGAATCTTTGTTACTTTATTTCAACGAATTTTCGGAAAATTCGAGTTCCTGATAATTCATAAACGTCGATTTGCAGCAAGTAAGTACGGCATGGAAATATCTAAAGTACTAGTCTCTTGCATCGCTGATTTGGCATACAAATTCACCGGTGAGTAACTTTTATCAGTATTGCTTTCACTAATTATGATTTTCTGCATAATAATCCACGTTATATTGGTACCTTTGAAAATTGAAAGAGTGAATAAATAACTCAATGTTATACAGTTAGTTTTTTATCATTAGAGATTTTGAGTTATCCACGAGATTCATTTCATGCAGTTATAGGTAATCAGATTCAGGACTAACTAAATAACTGTTAGGGATGGCTGCAATGGACTCCGGAATCTGAAATGTGCTTTTGAATTTTTCTTGATTAGTAACTTTTGAGAGATGAGACGAGGATTCAGTTGTTATGCACAATCACTTCACAAAATTTATGGTTATTCAATTAATTATATGTTACTGAAAACTGTTGAACTTTTAGAAGAACTACTTCACATTGTAAGATACCTAGATAAAATGTCAAAATTAAGTTCATATTCAGTGCTATATAATGTATATTGAGGTGCGAAGAGTCTCTTTAATTTGGAACAAGTAATTCACATTATTAGGCAGGATTGGGGACTCAGGTTATTAAATTTTCTTAGCTTTTTTAAAATTACCTTTACGCTTGTTGTTCAAGGATACACAATATTGATATTTTACttgaattgatgaattgagttagAGAATATGTTCTGTGTGCAGAGGGGCTAGCCAAGGATCTTCAGCTATTTGCACAGCATGCAAATCGTAAATGTGTGAACATAGAAGATGTCATACTTTCTGGTAAGTATCATCATCTTCTATGACTGATTTCAGGGTGAACTGTCCTTGTTCTTTAATCTCATGTATTTTGGTTTCATTCAGCACATCGAAATGAACATGTGTCTAGCTATTTGAGGACATTCTCCAACGATTTAAAAGCGAGAGATCCTTCATCTGAGAGGAAGCGAAAGAAAGAGGCCAAGAAGAATGATAAAGCAACCATCTAGTGCACACGTCTGATATAAATATATAGTACGTTGAACATATTTGGTATTCTTTTTTTAAATCTTGGCCTCAAATTTCACGTAATTTTTGGTACTCTATCTCTTTCCTCTACatgttcttcttgttcttgtaCAATGGAATTTATTGTTCTAACAGGTTCAACCaaagtttcttattttatttctttaacttAACTCACAATTAGGCACCTATTTTATCTATTTAACTTAAATAATTATAATCAATTATACAACAATTTCAGATATACCAAACAAACCAATGTAATTCTGTTAATTTTATCAACTCACTGTACCCTACTCCACTAACTAAGTCACAAGACTAAACATCTAAATCTATTATTAACCAACAATGAAAAAGGTTAAATTACTAATCTCAAACTTTAACGCTCCAATTACGTGCCAAGTATTAGAGTTTGTTGTTGTCTTTTTCACAGACATACACATATTGTCGGGAGGTCATATTTCTGTGAAGAAACTCGATTTCACACGTCCAGAAACTCACAAAACTTGAAAAAATGGTTCAAATGCACATTAGTCACGGATGAATGCTGTGACTTATATATAGCTAATGCGCTTACCTCGGATGCTGAGTGCATCCAAGANNNNNNNNGTATTTTCGTAATtacttaaatatttatttattttcgtaaatattatatttatttaatttaaataaaaaatattcgaGAGAACTGGAC
The DNA window shown above is from Arachis ipaensis cultivar K30076 chromosome B08, Araip1.1, whole genome shotgun sequence and carries:
- the LOC107612153 gene encoding centromere protein S is translated as MATDRVLCGSSSEIERGEEEEQQQQQEHDSEAKLLRDRFRLSAISIAESEASKYGMEISKVLVSCIADLAYKFTEGLAKDLQLFAQHANRKCVNIEDVILSAHRNEHVSSYLRTFSNDLKARDPSSERKRKKEAKKNDKATI